In Acinetobacter sp. C32I, one genomic interval encodes:
- a CDS encoding cell division protein FtsL, which produces MNNNNDDDMISSSRKGLKKIAVYAVLVALVFASAMMVVFQVFEYRHDYRDLSAYMRERDDLNAEWGRLLIEQQTFGATAQIGSRAVTQLRMFSPPATQTVVISLPMTSKQDK; this is translated from the coding sequence ATGAACAACAACAATGATGATGACATGATATCAAGCAGCAGAAAGGGACTGAAAAAGATTGCGGTTTATGCTGTACTCGTTGCACTGGTGTTCGCTAGTGCAATGATGGTGGTATTTCAGGTGTTTGAATATCGTCATGATTATCGTGACTTGAGTGCATATATGCGTGAACGAGATGATCTAAACGCAGAATGGGGGCGTTTACTGATTGAGCAGCAAACCTTTGGGGCAACTGCCCAGATCGGTTCGCGTGCAGTGACGCAACTCCGTATGTTCTCACCACCAGCGACGCAAACGGTTGTGATTTCTTTACCTATGACTTCAAAGCAAGATAAATAA
- the rsmH gene encoding 16S rRNA (cytosine(1402)-N(4))-methyltransferase RsmH, producing the protein MSHISVLLHETVDGVLAGRDTGIFVDATFGRGGHTKLLLSKLDANARVYAFDKDPQALEVAAQLEQEDSRFKIIHASFADIQTELNNIGITEVDGIMADLGVSSPQLDQAERGFSFMQSGPLDMRMDNSQGPTAAEWLLEIEEEKLANIIYQYGEERYSRRIAKAIKLAGEMTTTAQLAEVVKTAHPKWEKHKHPATRTFQAIRIAINKELDDIESFLPQAVSLLKATGQLAVISFHSLEDRLIKQFIQKESSLPEDSGWGMPQAQVDTRRLKKVSRIRASEAEVKANPRSRSAWLRVAERLEQKG; encoded by the coding sequence ATGTCGCATATTTCTGTCTTACTTCATGAAACCGTTGATGGCGTATTGGCAGGTCGCGATACTGGTATTTTTGTTGATGCGACCTTTGGTCGTGGTGGACATACCAAGCTATTACTGTCCAAATTAGATGCCAATGCACGTGTCTATGCCTTTGATAAAGATCCACAAGCCCTTGAAGTTGCAGCACAATTAGAACAAGAAGATTCGCGCTTTAAAATCATTCATGCCAGTTTTGCCGATATTCAAACAGAACTTAACAACATTGGCATCACTGAAGTGGATGGGATCATGGCTGATCTTGGAGTTTCATCACCACAACTCGATCAGGCAGAACGTGGTTTTAGCTTTATGCAAAGCGGGCCACTGGATATGCGGATGGACAATTCGCAAGGTCCAACAGCTGCAGAATGGTTACTTGAAATTGAAGAAGAAAAACTGGCAAATATTATTTACCAATATGGTGAAGAACGTTATAGCCGCCGTATTGCCAAAGCGATTAAACTGGCGGGTGAAATGACTACAACTGCACAACTGGCAGAAGTCGTTAAAACAGCACATCCAAAGTGGGAAAAGCATAAACATCCTGCAACGCGAACCTTCCAAGCGATTCGCATTGCCATTAACAAAGAACTTGATGATATCGAGAGCTTTTTACCGCAAGCTGTCAGCTTATTAAAAGCAACGGGGCAGTTGGCCGTGATTAGCTTTCATTCTTTGGAAGATCGTTTAATCAAGCAGTTTATCCAAAAAGAATCGAGCTTACCTGAAGATTCGGGTTGGGGCATGCCTCAAGCACAGGTAGATACTCGACGTTTAAAGAAAGTCTCTCGTATTCGTGCGAGCGAAGCAGAAGTAAAAGCAAATCCTCGTTCACGTAGTGCATGGTTACGTGTGGCAGAGCGTTTAGAGCAAAAAGGCTGA